A part of Polynucleobacter sp. MG-Unter2-18 genomic DNA contains:
- a CDS encoding fatty acid desaturase: MAQGETAKAIALLVMDAVLWLGCIAGTIFIESVLIKIVLGLVAGFVTGRIFILGHDACHQSYTPHRELNKVLGRIAFLPSLTPYSLWDVGHNVVHHGQTNLKGFDFVWAPLSKAEFDALPAWRKALERLYRSGWGPVFYYLTEIWWRREYFPNAKNKPGDRPIFLKDNLLVTGFAIIWIACLIAGALATGQSVWLGLITGFAIPFLFWNGMIGFVVYVHHTHTSVSWYDKKSEWLRAQPFVSTTVHLTFNWIWGSLMHHIMEHTAHHVDMSVPLYRLQEAQNTLETILPERIFIQKFSWAWYFETARKCKLYDFENKAWLDFDGNKTADSVRVVLSPAPAGQNG, encoded by the coding sequence ATGGCTCAAGGAGAAACGGCAAAAGCAATTGCTTTGCTAGTGATGGATGCTGTTTTATGGCTTGGCTGTATCGCTGGAACTATTTTTATTGAAAGCGTGCTGATCAAAATCGTTTTGGGCTTAGTTGCTGGTTTTGTTACTGGTCGTATCTTCATCTTAGGTCATGATGCCTGCCATCAAAGCTACACTCCGCACCGCGAACTAAACAAAGTGTTAGGTCGCATTGCGTTCTTGCCATCTCTAACCCCTTATAGCTTATGGGATGTGGGCCACAACGTTGTGCACCACGGTCAGACCAACCTGAAGGGTTTTGACTTTGTCTGGGCTCCATTATCAAAAGCAGAATTTGATGCTCTTCCTGCATGGCGCAAGGCTTTGGAGCGTCTTTACCGTAGTGGTTGGGGCCCTGTTTTCTACTATCTCACTGAGATCTGGTGGAGACGCGAGTACTTCCCGAATGCCAAAAACAAGCCTGGCGATCGTCCAATTTTCTTAAAAGATAATTTATTGGTAACTGGCTTTGCCATCATCTGGATTGCCTGTCTTATCGCTGGCGCCCTTGCGACTGGTCAATCTGTTTGGCTTGGTCTTATCACTGGCTTTGCTATTCCCTTCCTCTTCTGGAACGGAATGATTGGTTTTGTGGTCTATGTTCACCATACCCACACCTCAGTCTCTTGGTACGACAAGAAATCTGAGTGGTTGCGTGCCCAGCCTTTTGTATCAACCACGGTCCATTTGACCTTTAATTGGATTTGGGGCTCTTTAATGCACCATATCATGGAGCATACCGCCCACCACGTGGATATGAGCGTCCCCCTTTATCGCCTCCAGGAGGCTCAAAATACTCTGGAAACCATCCTTCCAGAGCGTATTTTTATCCAAAAGTTCTCTTGGGCCTGGTACTTTGAGACCGCTCGTAAGTGCAAGCTCTATGACTTCGAAAATAAGGCTTGGCTTGATTTTGATGGCAATAAAACGGCTGATTCAGTCAGAGTCGTTCTAAGCCCAGCCCCAGCGGGACAAAACGGGTAA
- the rsmI gene encoding 16S rRNA (cytidine(1402)-2'-O)-methyltransferase — protein MELSSFDFLKQQDLPAGALYMVATPIGNLGDITLRALHVLNSVDGIACEDTRHSAPLLQHFGIHKKCVALHEHNEITGSQSIIEHLAKNERWAYISDAGTPGVSDPGARLVSAVQKAGFRVIPIPGASAVSTAISASGSVMLPSEGRFQFLGFWPNKAKERGILIQDIRNNLKTSIFFESPHQIRDTLITLSKELEPERQVLIGRELTKKFEQLVTLDAIKIPEWLDSAESLRGEFIVLVAGRQANTDQTPEHSALLLWANALSPYLGSKEIAAVLAKTLGLSKKEAYQVALDAKDQNGQK, from the coding sequence ATGGAATTAAGCTCCTTTGACTTTTTAAAACAACAGGATCTGCCAGCTGGGGCCCTATATATGGTTGCAACTCCCATCGGTAATTTGGGTGATATTACTTTGCGCGCACTACATGTACTTAATTCGGTAGATGGAATTGCCTGTGAAGACACCAGACATAGCGCGCCCCTGCTACAACACTTTGGCATTCATAAGAAATGTGTCGCTCTGCATGAGCACAATGAAATTACTGGCTCGCAATCGATTATTGAGCACCTCGCTAAAAATGAACGCTGGGCCTACATTTCGGACGCGGGCACTCCGGGCGTTTCTGATCCGGGTGCAAGACTAGTAAGCGCCGTTCAAAAAGCAGGCTTTCGAGTTATTCCTATCCCCGGGGCTAGTGCGGTATCTACCGCCATTTCTGCCAGTGGCTCAGTCATGTTGCCATCGGAAGGGCGCTTTCAGTTTCTTGGGTTCTGGCCTAACAAAGCTAAAGAGCGGGGCATACTCATTCAAGATATTCGTAACAATTTAAAAACGAGCATCTTTTTTGAATCGCCACATCAAATACGCGACACCCTGATTACGCTAAGTAAAGAACTGGAGCCAGAGCGCCAGGTACTCATCGGCAGGGAGCTCACCAAAAAGTTTGAGCAACTAGTTACGCTCGACGCAATCAAGATTCCAGAGTGGCTTGATAGTGCCGAAAGCCTAAGAGGTGAATTTATTGTCTTAGTAGCTGGCCGCCAAGCCAATACAGATCAGACACCTGAACATTCTGCGCTCTTGCTATGGGCAAATGCTTTGAGTCCCTACTTGGGCAGCAAAGAAATCGCCGCCGTACTAGCTAAAACACTTGGTCTAAGCAAAAAAGAGGCTTACCAAGTGGCACTAGATGCCAAAGATCAAAATGGCCAAAAGTAA
- a CDS encoding phosphoheptose isomerase: MAHNNAMDKDTLERLRARASQHFLDSIAVKQEAEKILPEQVARGIVAMTDCLRAGGKVMACGNGGSAADAQHFAAELIGRFERERQELAAIALTTDTSILTAVGNDYSYDEIFSKQVRGLGKKSDILIGISTSGNSKNVVRAIEAAKKMGILIIALTGNGGGKIASLLGADDIHLCAPSTRTARIQETHLVLLHALCDGVDHLLLD; encoded by the coding sequence ATGGCGCATAATAATGCGATGGATAAAGACACTCTCGAACGTTTGCGCGCTCGCGCATCCCAACATTTTTTAGACAGTATTGCTGTAAAGCAAGAGGCTGAAAAAATACTTCCTGAACAGGTTGCTCGTGGCATAGTCGCCATGACAGACTGTTTGCGTGCTGGCGGAAAAGTAATGGCTTGCGGCAATGGTGGATCTGCTGCTGATGCGCAACACTTTGCCGCTGAGCTAATTGGTCGCTTCGAGAGAGAGCGACAAGAGTTGGCCGCGATTGCGCTGACTACAGACACATCTATTTTGACCGCTGTAGGTAATGACTATAGCTATGACGAAATCTTTTCCAAGCAAGTTCGTGGCCTTGGAAAAAAAAGTGACATCTTGATTGGCATCTCCACCTCAGGCAATTCAAAAAACGTAGTGAGAGCAATTGAGGCTGCAAAAAAGATGGGGATTCTGATTATTGCTTTAACTGGTAACGGCGGCGGAAAAATTGCCAGCTTATTAGGTGCAGATGACATTCATCTATGCGCGCCCTCCACTCGCACTGCTCGCATTCAAGAAACACATTTAGTTTTGCTTCATGCTTTGTGTGATGGCGTAGATCATTTATTGCTCGATTAA
- a CDS encoding BON domain-containing protein — MRNTLIIKLFAAILISSFLSGCGVLAVGGVVAGASVMADRRSPAVQAIDKGIELEASNALAKRYGDDAHINVTSFNQKVLLTGEIKNADIKSQAGAFVKAMKNARSVFNELVIGPNSSFTARANDSYLESKIKTQMIFTDKLPSNSMAIIAEGSSVYLMGILTQNEAAIAKKVTSNIDGVKDVYVYFDIISEAEKTRLEKQGKADEAQPNSMPKQ; from the coding sequence ATGCGAAATACTCTCATCATCAAATTATTTGCTGCGATTTTGATTTCCTCATTCTTATCTGGTTGTGGCGTGCTGGCTGTTGGTGGCGTGGTGGCAGGCGCAAGTGTGATGGCGGATCGCCGTTCGCCAGCTGTACAAGCAATCGATAAAGGCATTGAGTTGGAGGCTAGCAATGCTTTAGCTAAGCGCTATGGCGATGATGCGCATATCAACGTGACATCATTCAATCAAAAGGTATTGTTGACTGGTGAAATAAAAAATGCCGACATTAAGAGTCAGGCTGGCGCCTTTGTAAAGGCAATGAAAAATGCTCGCTCTGTCTTTAATGAATTGGTCATTGGACCAAACAGCAGCTTTACTGCTCGCGCTAATGATTCCTACCTTGAATCTAAAATTAAAACCCAAATGATTTTTACAGACAAGCTGCCATCTAATTCGATGGCGATTATTGCTGAAGGTAGCAGTGTTTATTTGATGGGCATTCTGACGCAAAATGAGGCAGCAATTGCTAAAAAAGTCACCAGCAATATTGACGGTGTTAAAGATGTGTACGTCTACTTCGATATCATTTCTGAAGCGGAAAAAACGCGTCTAGAGAAACAAGGTAAGGCAGACGAAGCGCAACCAAACTCAATGCCAAAACAGTAA
- a CDS encoding c-type cytochrome — MQHLKCFLLASIFLLCSLSVKASSDDAKAALLAKQNACLGCHALDKKIVGPSFQAVAKKYANDPSPMAFLKNKIIKGGSGSWGVVPMPANAKLSDADVSLLAAWILRGAPSAN, encoded by the coding sequence ATGCAACATCTGAAATGTTTTTTACTTGCCAGCATCTTCTTGCTATGTTCGCTGAGTGTGAAGGCATCTAGTGATGATGCAAAGGCAGCATTACTTGCGAAACAAAATGCTTGCCTGGGATGCCATGCACTTGATAAAAAAATTGTGGGCCCAAGCTTTCAAGCCGTTGCAAAAAAATATGCGAACGATCCTAGCCCAATGGCTTTTTTAAAAAACAAAATTATTAAAGGTGGCTCTGGATCTTGGGGCGTTGTACCCATGCCAGCAAATGCAAAGCTAAGCGATGCTGATGTATCTTTATTGGCTGCCTGGATTTTGCGCGGTGCGCCTAGCGCAAATTAA
- a CDS encoding GNAT family N-acetyltransferase codes for MHNKLANSHLPSKPYTAGLAVPVRELHAGHREQILQHLLLLNEEDRRLRFGTQTPDEVIHRYVENLDFNRDTIFGSFDTQLKLIGMAHLAYLPKTKGQPLAAEFGVSVLPSGRGQGIGTALLARASVHSRNTRIETLFVHCLANNRAMMHLAQKAGMLVEYAYGDADAYLKLPPANSSTIVEEAANEQWADFDYALKENFKRSNDAWSWFLEKPVVRPT; via the coding sequence ATGCACAATAAATTAGCGAATAGTCACTTACCCAGCAAGCCCTATACAGCTGGCTTAGCAGTACCCGTTCGAGAATTACATGCTGGCCATAGAGAGCAAATTCTTCAACATCTTTTGCTGCTGAATGAAGAGGACCGTCGTCTTCGCTTTGGTACTCAAACGCCTGATGAGGTTATTCATCGCTATGTAGAGAACCTTGATTTCAATAGGGATACCATCTTTGGCAGCTTTGATACCCAACTAAAGCTGATTGGTATGGCTCATTTAGCGTATTTACCGAAAACTAAAGGTCAGCCATTAGCTGCAGAGTTTGGCGTATCAGTGCTGCCTAGCGGCAGAGGGCAGGGCATAGGTACAGCCTTATTAGCACGGGCTTCGGTGCACTCACGCAATACTCGCATCGAAACCTTATTTGTCCATTGCTTGGCAAATAACCGGGCGATGATGCATCTGGCACAAAAGGCAGGAATGCTCGTTGAGTACGCCTATGGCGATGCAGATGCTTACTTGAAGTTACCGCCTGCAAATTCAAGCACGATTGTTGAAGAAGCTGCCAATGAGCAGTGGGCTGATTTTGACTACGCACTTAAAGAAAACTTTAAACGTTCAAATGATGCGTGGTCCTGGTTTCTTGAAAAGCCAGTCGTTCGTCCAACTTAA